The nucleotide sequence AAGGCGGCCATGATCATGCGGGCCTACGGGCATTCGACCACCGAGACCTTGGTCGCGACCCCGTGGAAAGAATTCGTGGCAATGCTTTAGTCAGCTAGCTTTGTAGTTTGTGGAAGGTCTTCGTGAAGAGGAGGTGACTTCCGATGAGTGATTACCGTGGATTCGGTGGAGCGGCTTTGACGCTGGCATTCCTCTTGGGGGGACCCCTCGGGGTCTGCTTCGCCCTGCTCTATGCTCCAGAATCGGGAAGGCGCACCCGGGAACGGATCCGTCGGCAGACCGAAGGTCTCCGGGAGCGGGCCGTCGATGTGGCCGAGGATGTCCGAGAGCGGGTCGACGAGCTCTTAGAGCAGGTCCAGGAGGCTGTCCCGTCCACTTTTGAGGCTGGGGAAGAGGCCCCAGAAACTCAGGATTCGGTCCAAGACCCCGCTTCCTGAACCTTAGGAAACGGGAT is from Candidatus Methylomirabilota bacterium and encodes:
- a CDS encoding YtxH domain-containing protein, which produces MSDYRGFGGAALTLAFLLGGPLGVCFALLYAPESGRRTRERIRRQTEGLRERAVDVAEDVRERVDELLEQVQEAVPSTFEAGEEAPETQDSVQDPAS
- a CDS encoding GYD domain-containing protein, translated to MGRFDAVDIVEGDDVKQVEKAAMIMRAYGHSTTETLVATPWKEFVAML